The following proteins come from a genomic window of Hydractinia symbiolongicarpus strain clone_291-10 chromosome 2, HSymV2.1, whole genome shotgun sequence:
- the LOC130629969 gene encoding uncharacterized protein LOC130629969, whose amino-acid sequence MWLNSLTTIEPINGVYIDDDRTNKWLSHRRRSNQSMALTSTTIEPIDDIKIAFHLHSTIPRSMAIHFNLLQNINNGGKAKSCFCQPDGISITITGLCKEQEETFVYSSLFAVRSKSIARYRKRSLICLLLLACGDVESCPGPQYEQIKSLNMKGIKFLHQNIRGIFHNMANLTALLSYENRIDILTLSETHIEAQSGFDNNDLYTIPGYNFISRCREIGKGGGVATYISEQLTWKRREDLEVNGIECIWLEIFPKNAKSFLICCMYRPPDSSLYLNSRFNEILREMLIAVNKLTLETIIMGDVNVNYLKQGDHREIKDIFKLQSFVQLVKKPTRITQDTETLIDVIFTNKSSTISHTDVLPLSLSDHDCIGCVRKVNHQKFKSRTTRCRNYNKYDPEKLNTDINNHDWQPMYEISSVESSWEYFKTTVHAIIDKHAPVITKMVKGRSCPWLSAEIKKHMNNRDKLLRKARKTKKASDWCLYRQLKNLCNNKIRVARNGYQKNLLVENRHNPRKFWKTIKSIFPAGKSSSPTNSDQPDAAEKLLYANKFCRYFSDCARKLKDVAFPLRNLIWRYTPIISTRTDKLFHFHYVTKVFVEKELKSLKRKKATGADDIPPGVLKDAATLLSQPLAFIINLSLRTSTIPSDWKIAKVTPLFKGGNSSEETNYRPISVLPIVSKILELCCSSPIN is encoded by the exons ATGTGGTTGAATTCATTGACGACGATCGAACCAATCAATGGCGTTTACATCGACGACGATCGAACCAATAAATGGCTTTCACATCGACGACGATCAAACCAATCGATGGCATTAACATCGACGACGATCGAACCAATCGATGACATTAAAATTGCTTTCCACTTACATTCGACCATACCTCGATCGATGGCgattcattttaatttattacaaaatataaataatggcGGCAAGGC AAAAAGTTGCTTTTGTCAACCAGATGGGATCAGTATCACTATTACTGGTTTGTGTAAAgaacaagaagaaacattcgTTTATTCGTCACTGTTTGCAGTTAGATCGAAGTCCATAGCTCGATAcagaaaaagaagtttgatttgtttgttattaCTGGCTTGCGGAGATGTCGAAAGTTGTCCAGGACCGCAATATGAACAGATAAAATCGTTAAACATGAAAGGTATAAAGTTCTTACACCAAAATATCAGAGGAATTTTTCATAACATGGCAAATCTTACTGCATTATTATCTTATGAAAATCGTATAGACATTTTGACATTATCTGAAACTCACATCGAAGCACAGAGTGGGTTTGATAACAACGATTTATACACAATACCGGGGTACAACTTCATTTCACGTTGTAGAGAAATTGGGAAAGGTGGAGGTGTGGCCACTTATATATCGGAACAATTGACATGGAAAAGGAGGGAAGATCTAGAGGTGAATGGCATTGAATGTATCTGGCTCGAAATTTTTCCGAAAAACGCAAAAAGTTTTCTTATATGCTGTATGTATAGACCCCCTGACTCATCTCTATATCTGAATTCTCGTTTTAACGAAATTTTaagagaaatgttaatagctgtTAATAAATTAACACTAGAAACAATCATTATGGGCGATGTTAATGTAAATTATTTGAAACAAGGTGATCATCGTGAAATCAAAGATATATTCAAATTGCAATCATTTGTACAGCTCGTAAAAAAGCCCACGAGAATAACGCAAGACACTGAAACATTAATTGATGTGATATTTACTAACAAAAGTTCGACGATCTCCCACACGGACGTTCTACCTCTGAGTCTGAGTGATCACGATTGTATTGGTTGCGTAAGAAAAGTTAACCATCAAAAGTTTAAATCGCGCACCACACGATGTCGAAATTACAACAAATATGACCCTGAAAAATTGAACACAGACATAAATAATCATGATTGGCAACCTATGTATGAAATAAGTTCCGTGGAAAGTTCCTgggaatattttaaaacaacagtaCATGCTATAATCGACAAGCACGCTCCCGTTATAACCAAAATGGTCAAAGGACGTTCCTGTCCGTGGTTGAGTGCTGAAATTAAGAAACATATGAACAATCGAGATAAACTCTTGAGAAAGGCACGAAAAACGAAGAAAGCGTCAGATTGGTGTTTGTACagacaattaaaaaatctttgtaacAACAAAATTCGAGTTGCAAGAAATGGTTATCAGAAAAACTTGTTAGTGGAAAACCGGCATAATCCTCGTAAGTTTTGGAAAACAATCAAAAGCATATTTCCTGCAGGAAAGTCATCATCTCCAACAAATAGTGATCAGCCGGATGCAGCTGAGAAACTTCTTTACGCTAACAAATTTTGTCGATACTTTTCAGATTGCGCTAGAAAATTGAAGGACGTCGCTTTTCCATTACGAAACCTTATATGGAGATATACTCCAATAATTTCGACCAGGACTGATAAACTCTTTCATTTTCATTACGTCACGAAAGTGTTTgtcgaaaaagaattaaaatcttTGAAGAGAAAGAAAGCCACCGGTGCAGATGACATACCACCGGGTGTTTTGAAAGATGCTGCTACACTCCTTTCTCAACCATTAGCATTCATTATAAACCTGTCGCTGCGTACCAGTACAATACCGTCGGACtggaaaatcgcaaaagttacgCCACTTTTTAAGGGAGGAAATTCATCTGAAGAAACAAACTATCGACCTATCTCAGTTCTTCCTATAGTTTCCAAGATTCTAGAACTGTGCTGTTCATCACCAATTAATTGA